In Chitinivibrionales bacterium, the DNA window AGGAAGACATCCGATACAAAGGTAATATTTATAAACCGGCCCGGTTGCGCAAAGTAACGTCAATTCACGAAAAAATGGAAAAGTCGGCGGATGCAAACAACGCATAAAATCATTACAGCGGACTCCCGCAAATTGGACTCTATACCCGACAACAGCATCGACCTTGTTGTCACTTCACCCCCTTATCCAATGATCCGGATGTGGGATGAGATCTTTTCCGCACTCTCCAGCGACACGAAAAAGGCGTTAGAAAAAGAAAACGGTGATCTGGCCTTTGAAACCATGCACAAAGAGCTTGACAAAACATGGAAAGAGGCGTATCGGGTACTTAAAGACGGCTCCTTTGCCTGCGTTAATATCGGTGATGCTGTCCGGACAATTGGCGGCAGGTTCAAACTCTACTCGAACCATTCGAGAATAATAACCTCATTCCGCAATCTCGGATTCGATTGCCTTCCGGTAATACTCTGGCGAAAGCAGACCAATGCTCCCAACAAATTCATGGGTTCGGGCATGCTTCCCTCGGGGGCATATGTCACTCTGGAACACGAATACATTCTCATTTTCCGTAAAGGAGCGAAAAAGATATTCAAATCCGAAGAGTCTAAGCAGCGCCGTATGGAAAGCGCTTTTTTCCGGGAAGAGCGCAATACCTGGTTTTCGGATGTCTGGGATTTCAAAGGCACGACACAAAGGCTTGTCCATAGCGATTTACGCGAGCGAAGCGGGGCCTATCCGCTTGAACTGGCATACCGGCTGATCAATATGTATTCGCTCTACGGCGATACGGTATTAGATCCTTTTCTGGGAACCGGCACAACCATGCTCGCAGCGCTTGCCTGCGCAAGAAACAGCATTGGAGTCGAAATAGACAAAGCCTTTTCCCGAGTTGTTCTCGATCAGACGTATAATTCACAGAAAATCGCAAACTCTTTGCTGGCGCAACGGATAATAAAACACCGGAAATTCGTTGACAATCGCCTCTCGCAACAGAAGGGATTGAAATATAAAAATATTCCGCATGGATTTCCGGTGATGACCAGGCAGGAGGTGCAGCTTTGCCTTAAGAGAGTCAGTGATATGAGGAAAGATCGTAAAGGTACAATTATCACTGAATATGAAAATCTGGGTGAGATGAAAGCTGATTGAAGTAATTCTTGATGGTATTAATCCCTGCAAAATTCCCCACAATAATGGTATAATCATATTCTGCCAATTCAGCAGATTTAATGGTTTTATCTGTCAGGAAAAAAAGTGATCAAAGAACCTCACCTCACCCTTTTCGATCTGGCAATATGCCTCTCCGATGCAGCCGATCTGGTCTGCCCGGCACTGGTAAATCATCATAAGCAGGTCGCCTATATTGCATCGGTAATTGGTGCGGAGATGGGGCTCGATGATGAACGGCGGAAAGATCTGGTGCTTGCCGGGGCCGTACACGATATGGGAGCGCTGTCCCTGAGCGAGCGTCTGGAAACCATGTCCTTTGATATCGGTGATGTAAGCGAACATGCTGAGGTGGGTTATACGCTGCTGCGGCTGTTTGAGCCGTTGCGGAGGATTGCCGATATAGTACGGCGTCATCACTGCTGCTGGAACAAAGGAGCAGGAAGCGAAAATGATGGTGAACCGGTCTTGCTCGAGAGCCATATCATTCATGCAGCCGACCGTATTGCAATTTGTATCGATTATGAGCGGGGAATTTTAGGGCAGGCCGATGAAATCAAAGAAAAAATATCCGCTCAACGGGGATGCATGTTTCATCCGGAGGTACTCGATGCGTTCCTGGCTGCCGCGGAGAAGGAGTATTTCTGGCTCGATTCCGTTTCACCGACAGCGTACCGGATTCTCCGTCAGAAAGTTCGCATGAAAACACTGACTCTTAGCATAGGGCAATTAAACGAGCTGGCCCGTTTCTTTGCCCGCATCATCGATTTCCGGAGTAGATTCACGGCAACCCATTCGGCCGGCGTTGCCGCAACAGCGGCTGCACTGGCCCGATTTGCCGGGTTCTCACAACGGGAGTGCGAGTATATGCGGATTGCAGGATATCTTCACGACCTCGGCAAACTCGCAATCCCCAGAGAAATCCTCGAAAAACCGGGAAAGCTCGACAAAGAGGAATTCGATGTGGTGCGTGCCCATACATATTACACCTACCGAATCCTTGACACACTCGAAGATTTCGATACGATCAACACCTGGGGGGCCTTTCATCATGAACGGCTCAACGGGAAAGGCTATCCATTCCATCATACCGGCGACGTCCTCTCTCTGGGCTCGCGTATCATGGGCGTATCGGATATATTTACCGCCGTTTCCGAAGACCGCCCCTATCGCCCGGGAATGCCGCCCGACCAGGTAAGCAGCGTGCTGAAAACCATGACCGCAAACGGCTCGATCGATCCGTTTGTTGTGTCGCTCCTGGAAAAACACCGCACTCAAATCGATGAAGCACGGCGAGAGGTCCAGATAGAATCGCAGAAGATGTATCGGGATGTTATTGAAATGCCACTATCTGCAGCGGGAAAAAAGCAAAAATAGCAAATCAGCCGGTCGGCAAGCTCAAATCAGATTCAGGAAATCATCATTGCTCAAACCAGCCTGCTTTAAAATAGCTTTCAAAGTCCCTTTTTTCAGGTCTATATTATGCATTGGGACTGTAATTATTGATGGGTGGCCCGGTTTTTCAAGAATTACATAGCTTCCGGTCTGATGGTCGATTTTGTATCCCGCCTTTTTTAAAGCCCTTATTGCAAAACGGGGTTTTATTGCAGGAAGTTTGCTCATACGGCAACAGCAATATTGACAATTTCTGCAGAAGGATTCTCCCGCTTGATTTTCTCGTGATAGCACTTGAGATAACCCTTAATTGCATCTTTACTATTCTCCAGCGCTTCCTTTTTGCTCTCGCCTTCGCTTACACAACCCGGCAAAGCAGGAACGGTTACCGTATAACCGCCTTCTTCCTGGGGCTCAAGAACTATTTCCAAACGCATAGTATTCCTCCTTCTTTCATATAATAAAAAATATATCATTTTCATGAAAATTCATAAAGGCAGACAAACCGGACTCAATGATACTTTCTCTCCCAATACTCAATCTGCCGTTCCATATCGATCGGTTCTGTTTTGC includes these proteins:
- a CDS encoding addiction module toxin, HicA family, whose protein sequence is MSKLPAIKPRFAIRALKKAGYKIDHQTGSYVILEKPGHPSIITVPMHNIDLKKGTLKAILKQAGLSNDDFLNLI
- a CDS encoding HD domain-containing protein; amino-acid sequence: MIKEPHLTLFDLAICLSDAADLVCPALVNHHKQVAYIASVIGAEMGLDDERRKDLVLAGAVHDMGALSLSERLETMSFDIGDVSEHAEVGYTLLRLFEPLRRIADIVRRHHCCWNKGAGSENDGEPVLLESHIIHAADRIAICIDYERGILGQADEIKEKISAQRGCMFHPEVLDAFLAAAEKEYFWLDSVSPTAYRILRQKVRMKTLTLSIGQLNELARFFARIIDFRSRFTATHSAGVAATAAALARFAGFSQRECEYMRIAGYLHDLGKLAIPREILEKPGKLDKEEFDVVRAHTYYTYRILDTLEDFDTINTWGAFHHERLNGKGYPFHHTGDVLSLGSRIMGVSDIFTAVSEDRPYRPGMPPDQVSSVLKTMTANGSIDPFVVSLLEKHRTQIDEARREVQIESQKMYRDVIEMPLSAAGKKQK
- a CDS encoding type II toxin-antitoxin system HicB family antitoxin, which codes for MRLEIVLEPQEEGGYTVTVPALPGCVSEGESKKEALENSKDAIKGYLKCYHEKIKRENPSAEIVNIAVAV
- a CDS encoding site-specific DNA-methyltransferase encodes the protein MQTTHKIITADSRKLDSIPDNSIDLVVTSPPYPMIRMWDEIFSALSSDTKKALEKENGDLAFETMHKELDKTWKEAYRVLKDGSFACVNIGDAVRTIGGRFKLYSNHSRIITSFRNLGFDCLPVILWRKQTNAPNKFMGSGMLPSGAYVTLEHEYILIFRKGAKKIFKSEESKQRRMESAFFREERNTWFSDVWDFKGTTQRLVHSDLRERSGAYPLELAYRLINMYSLYGDTVLDPFLGTGTTMLAALACARNSIGVEIDKAFSRVVLDQTYNSQKIANSLLAQRIIKHRKFVDNRLSQQKGLKYKNIPHGFPVMTRQEVQLCLKRVSDMRKDRKGTIITEYENLGEMKAD